One window of the Colletotrichum destructivum chromosome 4, complete sequence genome contains the following:
- a CDS encoding Putative S-adenosyl-L-methionine-dependent methyltransferase superfamily: MFRGLDSAPKTVIDHEVEITADNTVSWDYRFDFEHSIGAGGYSSDPAFGPASSSKSAAASVFEYRQENGRTYHAYKEGKYKLPNDERENDRLDLQHNLILLTFNDRLGNAPPNNPGAKVGRVLDVGAGTGIWAIDFADEHPESEVLGFDLSPNFPEYTPLNVRFEVDDLEEPWIYSRPFDYIHSQMMNGSVNDWDVYAKKCFDNLNPGGWVEMNECNIKPECDDGTLKEDSMLLRTARLVQEASEKFGRPAKDMKELKNVLIDAGFVDVRLMQYKWPTNDWPKEQRYKEIGMWSHDNAVSGWEGLCMTMLTRAHGWKAAEVIIAMAQCRKELKDRSIHAYYPLYSVYGRKPTEEELARELSMET; encoded by the exons ATGTTCCGTGGCCTCGATTCTGCCCCCAAGACTGTCATTGATCATGAGGTCGAAATTACTGCAGACAATACAGTATCTTGGGATTACCGGTTTGATTTTGAACATTCCATTGGGGCTGGCGGTTATTCGTCTGATCCAGCATTC GGTCCAGCTTCTTCCAGCAAGAGTGCAGCGGCATCAGTATTTGAGTACAGGCAGGAGAATGGAAGGACGTACCACGCGTACAAAGAAGGCA AATACAAGCTCCCCAatgatgagagagagaacgaCCGACTTG ACCTACAGCACAATCTTATCCTACTCACCTTCAATGACAGGCTCGGTAACGCTCCCCCCAATAACCCAGGCGCCAAGGTCGGAAGGGTCTtggacgtcggcgccgggacGGGTATCTGGGCCATTGACTTTGCCGACGAGCACCCAGAGAGCGAAGTTCTCGGCTTTGATCTCTCGCCCAACTTCCCGGAGTA CACGCCGCTCAACGTAAGATTCGAGGTTGACGATCTCGAGGAGCCTTGGATATACTCGCGGCCCTTCGACTACATCCATAGCCAGATGATGAACGGATCTGTCAACGATTGGGACGTTTACGCCAAGAAGTGCTTTGA CAACCTAAACCCGGGCGGCTGGGTCGAAATGAACGAATGCAATATCAAGCCCGAGTGTGACGACGGTACTCTAAAAGAAGACTCCATGCTTCTCCGGACAGCCAGACTGGTTCAGGAGGCATCCGAAAAGTTTGGGCGGCCAGCCAAGGACATGAAGGAGCTGAAGAATGTCTTGATCGACGCCGGTTTCGTGGACGTGAGGCTCATGCAGTACAAGTGGCCCACCAACGACTGGCCAAAGGAGCAGAGATACAAGGAAATCGGCATGTGGAGCCATGACAACGCGGTGTCTGGTTGGGAGGGGCTCTGCATGACGATGCTCACCAGGGCACACGGCTGGAAGGCGGCTGAAGTGATTATTGCCATGGCACAGTGCCgcaaggagctcaaggacaGGAGCATTCACGCCTACTACCCTCT ATACTCGGTCTACGGCAGGAAGCCTACGGAGGAAGAGTTGGCACGAGAACTGTCGATGGAGACTTGA